The DNA region GGTCAAACTCTTTTTTTTACCTTTCCATATAAAACTGTTTTTCCTTGACTTggcataatattatttaaatattataaactacaACAAATTCTTTTATGTGAAAAAACAATTGTAATATTATCATCAATTACTTAATCATTTATgctaaacaaaaaaatcttcaaacttTCGGACTGCAAAAATATCATGTGATCTATATGAGCAAAAATCACAACAATTTTTATTGGCTTACAATCAGATTAAagacttataataataatgactttaattgaactttataatatttagataatgTTTAGCCTTTAACATTTTGAAACgacttttaattaattgacCATCTTTATCAATCCTTTCTTTGTGCATTGCAATCTTCACTAATTTAATAAACCACAAATTTTCAACAAAACGAAAAATCCAAGTTTAGGACTAAAACATTGtcaacaacttatttatttatttattacattactccattttaactataaaaacACTGAATTCTCAACTAAATTAACCCTAGATCAAATTAGACCCAAATTATATGATACTTAGAGTTAGACTTGTATTGGGTTGAGTTCAGCAAATAGTCTAATAGTGTCATGATGTTATAATCTTTAAATTCTCAGCACTCTCTTTTCTAATCTATTAtatcactaaatttattaacaaaaatataaaaatattttttatttttaattattattttatattttatcattatatatgaaTACATTTTAAGTCAACTTACCAAAAAAATCatcacattttaaaaatatttacttttcaaataaaccaacttatttaaaaaaaatccgaATCCGAAGAAGCCCCAAACCTATTTAGAACTTTTATAGAATGAACATTAGTGAAGATCTGGAACCACAAATGATGGAGATGATTCAAGTACATCCATTGTTCATAGAAACTTATTATATAGTAAATTGATGTTGAGTAACTAAGATATTGTTTTTTTGAATTGGAAGGTCAAACACAAAATACATGTTCctaaattttgaaaagaattGCATATCTATGGTCATAGTTATCTAATTTTAACTTAAGATGTTCTTAATATAAATTAAGCATTGGTCTATTAGATAAGACTCCTACCCTAGTGGGTTCAATGAATAAAGATTATTTATACTCCTTTTTCCCgtttcaaattatatatgaCATAATGgaaaagaatgaaaatgataaaaaaatgtagTCCCATGCATAATTCTTGTACACTATTGAATATCCAAGAAGGGTATTTATTTCTTCAAAACATTACACATTATTTTACACATCTATAaaaggattatatatatatatatagctaattaattattgtattatatattttatgattttattatatgacATCACTATAAAAAGATTCTTAATAGATGTCAAAGGGTGAATAATAATTAGGGGACCAAGATAGGGAAGAAGGAGAAGTGAGAGGAGAAGGATAAGTAGAGCAAGATGATGAATTGGATGAAACAATCTTTGATGGGTTTCTCACCCCCAATGGCACCATATCCTCAAGCAAACCTTGTGAGCCCGGCCCATCATTAAAGGCCCACTCTTGTTGTAAGCCCACAACATTTTCACGTTGTGGGCTTTTATCCGAACTTTCTGGGCTTTTCTTGTCGTGTCCGGTGAATACTGAATCTGGACTTGGTTCGGAAATCTTTTGCTTCTTAGATGGTTGATTGAGACTTTGGGCCTGGCCCATTAACAAAAACGGATATGCATAGTGAAGGTGAAGCCCTTCGTAGGTCACAACGAGAGTATCTGGATCATCGCTACATCGCTCCACTTGCTTTTTTGCGTTGCATCGAGGGTTCGTGCATCTATAGTAACTCCTGGCAATGTGAATATAACGATgacaaagttaaaaaaaatgtaaatattacaTAACTTTTAATATGTCAAAAATTAGGTTAGACAATATAAACTCTAATGAAATGTCAAATGAAATTCAGATTTATTTTGTCACCACAAACTTAGGTGTGGCCTAACAAATAATAATGTGTCCAAAATACTTTAATATATGATTCATTGAATGGAGATTGGAGAGTGATTGATTAGTACCTAGGATGAGGACTATTCTTGATGGATTTCTGACCATATTTCCTCCATTTGTAGCCATCATCTGCCAAAACATTATTTCCATTTCCAAAACACTTCATTCTAAGTGTAAACTTATGATCATACTCTTTATTCATCAAGCCCTTCTCCAACAATGAAACCCTacatatataaatcaaaattcacACTACATTAAATTTACAACTAAACTCAATTAATCCCATGTATGTAGAATATATATAGAGGTCAAACCTATATTGGGAAGAGGCATCCCAATTAGTCGTGTTATGATTGTAGTTAGTACTTCTCATGAGATCATCGGTCGGTGCCAAAAAGGAAGGCGAGACATGGTCGAGAAGCTCTGCAACAAGTTCATCATCTTCGACAACGTCAAACCATGGATTCTTCGCCATCTCTTCCATTGTCAAACCCCGAGAAACTAAACCACTAAACTTTGAGTAATATGAATTGGAGGGGGGCTTAATTTAAGGAAGCTAGTGAATGAGAATGGAGCAGATGAAGAggagaattaattttaaaatatactatatGATGAATTAATGCATGGCTATCACTTCTCATATGAGATAAGGagagttttaataattttatggtTACTTTTTGACCTTTTATAGAATTCATGTGGATGTGAAGAGTCAACCAGCACATGCATATAAGtccaataattataattatgttcaCCCCAtgcataaaaatatataatatacataacaTTTAAGGTAAAAAGTTTATAATTCATATGAATTCGAGTTTTCAAAATCggatcattaaaaaaaatgtaacattTTGTGAGTGTGGACCCACTGCCCATCTCTAACCTAATTTCTTGTTCAATGTAAAGACAATAATGTCTATTTACCTGAACCATGACCATGTTTTGGTTTGAGCCCTGATAAAGACACAACAACTTATAATAAAGAAAACCCATTTGATTATTAATCTTTTTCAAATCTTCTCTTAATTAGTGGGGCAGTTGATTAATTAAACAACTCATTTTGAGATCATTTagattattaaagtttaattttgtttataaaattgaaatagatatatatttggatataattaattaaaaacattttgagTCACAATTTTGGGAATAGAAAGGATCCAAAAACTGTGTTGCCTTCATGAAGAGGGCACTCGTTCTGTTGATTCCCATGCGAGGGGTTGTTTGACTTTAGACATGGTGGGACCCACTCTCCTATAAACTAGAAGACAAATAGGTTGACTTTTTCAGAATGGGCTTAGCtaggtttaattattattattaattattatgatcaTGACTAGCTGTTAGCTGCTACTTCATTGGTTGTCTGTCCATGACTGTCCTCTTTCGATCTTGTGTTCTCGACAGATCATGGTCTTgttcgaaaaataaaatattttgctatttttcatttattaaaaataagttagttgagatttacatatatatatatttataattatatatatatgtaccaTAGAGCCTTTTAAGGCCTCACTATGCATGAGCATGACTAAACTAGacaatttgaaaattgaaagaaaattgTTGATTGGGAAGAGTAAAATGATCTCTAAAGATAGTCATGACCTAATTCTTATCAACATGCTTTGAAATTAATGAGACTTAAGTGATGTCGTTGTTTATCGATTGAGAgagtttaatttgtaaattgtcttttttttcaACGAATTTGATAAGATACAAATATGACATAAAATGATCTAGTTGGTTAACAAAGAAGTCTAATAGTCCGGTCTAATTAAGATTCTAGTATGAACTATTTTTAACTTGTGAAAGGGCGAGCTTCCGTGCCCAAACTAGATTCTTGGTGGCTGACGACACTTCTTTAGATTTTGAGAGGATACCTAGTGTGGAGTCAAGtttgtcttttttattctcTATCCATACTGTAAAGAGGCCATAATCAAGGATATATTTGACTCTCATTATAATGGTTTCGCCAATCGGATCCGATACGAAAGAATACTCATTGATGTGGAAGGTTCTTCTCCTCTTGTCCGCAACTCTATGGAGTGGAGGGACTTGGAGTCCATCCATATGAGACATTGCTATACTTTGTGGATAAGATGGCTATGTATGCGTTACACGTAAGAAACTATGGAAATTTAAGGTCCGAGAAATGAAATGACATTATTAGTCGTTGTATTTGTTGTAATGATGTTGAATTAGACTGTAAGTAACGAGTAGCTACTCCTGAGAATCTTGGATTTAGACAACTAAGTTTGCGAGAATTAGACATTTGAGTATCATCTATTAAGGATTGGACATAGACCATTATGCACTTAACCAATTACtaaggttaaaatattatatctttaagcagaattttttaaagtaaaatttgttTAGGCACCACATTTATTGTGATAGTTACATTTACCGCTAACAAGAGTTATCTAACAATGTTATTTTCTAGTGAAGTACTTAGTTAAGAACCGAATGGATTTTGATCCTCAATGTTATCATGACAAGGCTAGCTTGATATCTGAAATGGGACGCTCCTATATTATGTTAGGACCCCACAATTTCTCAAGGATCTTCAGACTCAATTGGTTTTATATGTATGCTTGCttaggtaatttttttttttaatttctcttgTAATGTTTGTagttatgtttaaaattttattttatttgaatgtgtGTTTATTTAAGTAAAGAGACATGAATGGTAATATGGTgcaatttataataaaaagtaatattgtagaaaaaaaatttgatttgtttgaaattagtAAACAAAAATGAACACGGCCCCTCCATATTATTACTAGGAGCTGGTGCATTGGATTTGTATtctctttaaattattatataatttaaaaacagatgaaaataaaaaaaatgttgataatgGTGAAAAACTAAccacataaaatatatatatgtttaagaTATCATTGTCATATTATGGTGAGAAAACACAAGGGTTGGTTGGATTTGGAGGTATCTTCAAAGTCAACACCATCTCCCTACCCTACAATCCCCTTCGGACCCTTCACATGTGTCTTAATATAGGTTTCTTTATCAAATATactaacattattattttttacttatgaCTAATTTGATAaacattgaaaatttgaaaaaagtcTCATGGGATTCaataagatttaataaattaacaaaacttAAAACATTCTTAATAAACTATgtctatattaataataataacatgacgcttaagagaccaaaatatcataaattcgATTTTACGCTTTAAGATGAACCAAAAAACTATGACAGTAGGGTGTCAtactagttctccttaattaaaaaaaaaatgataaatgacTACAAACTAAAAATCGAGAGCAATAATCTATATTAGAAGAAGATGAGATAcaccaaaaaaaaatgtattgacacaaaaaaaaaatgaatggaaGTTACAACAGTTAGTTCTAGTACATGATTTACTCGCAACCTGTAAAATGTGGGGATGATCATTCATATTTTCTTTCCTCTTTGGAAGCATCATcaaatgaaatgattttgattattttgccTAAGAAAAAATATACATGTTATATCCCAAAGACTTAACCCTAATCCTATTGCAATTTTAAAACTGAATGGCCTTGGCTAGGCTACCAGTATGTATACATGACTCTATTAATGGACAATTTTTCGGAGTAATCGTGGAACCAAACAAGCATCCTTCCCTTGCCCGGCTTCATAAATCCCCAAAAGTTCTTCTTCTACTGTTTCTGCACCCATAACCTACATtctttctttatcttcttcCACTACTTGCAAAACCAATTACAATGTTCCGGCAGCAGATAGAGAACATCAATCTTTAGTAGCTAGACATGCTATCAGCCTATGAAACAACAAGAACCTGTGTAAAGGAAGACTAGATATAGCTTACAATTTTCAATGAAATGTGAAACATTgacccatttgaaaacacttactAGATCTGAATCGGGATGAGAAATCATTAATAcatgtttgataaaactgaaaattaagcaATGGACGCTACAGGATCTGATTTGACACACTTGAATGAAAAACCAGGAtttgaatattgaattttaGTTGAAGTGCAAAATGAGATAAATgttgaaaaattaaatgttaGAATTAAATCAAATGAACATAATGTCGAAAAagtacttaaatattattttacccttatGTAAGGTAAAATTGTCTTGTGTATGCTCATACTATAATGAGTTAAGTCATTTATAACTTAccgaattaaattaaatattttagctaaatctaataaattaagtgattgcAAGTCACACTTATCGAATGGACTTGCTTCAAATAAACACTAAATTTTTCAGATTAAGTAATCAGCTGTGTTATCAAACCCTGCCCAAGTTCTGTTTTCAAACGTGATCACATTTGGAAGTCCGTCCATACGAAATACTTggacaaaaaaaaatccaaaattgacTCATCTAGATCCCGATCTGAACCCAAAtctagaaaattttcttttaaccaAACCtagaaagtgtttccaaatgggttATTTGTTTCATGATCTGGATGCGTTCCAGGTACAAATATGTTCGAAATTTAGTCACAAACAaacaagaaaattaattttatttcagtATGCAGAAATTCTTTCAGataaagaaacataaaaaaGGTGTTTCCTAATGGGGGCTACATGAAAATAACCTCACTTTAATGTTGAAGGCCAGCAGATTGATCGTATGCAGTCCGGTAGCGAAGACCTGAACCAACATGGCCTGTAGTTGGACATACCCAGCACAAGATATTTGAACCCAGCACCTGAGGTATTAATGTTATTACATAAATAAGCTATGGTTatctctaaaaaataaaataaaaaaggttaaaaaagttttattacGGATATCAAATTCTCAAATGACCCAAGATCATATGGATGTGAATAGACATCTCCTCCTTTTTCTGCAAGCCACATAGCCCTAACTCCTTCATGATACTGCTCGACAACAATCAAAATATCAgcaataaattaagaatatacATACTTGTACATTGAAAGAATCAAGCATTAGTTTGTTAAACCTCTATAGTAGTCTTGTTTCTTAAGGTGAGGTAGATATGCCAACTCAACAGGGTGCCCAAAGCTATGGTCAGTGGGATTAGCAAAAGGGAAGAAACAACCTGGGGAATTTAGTggaaattaataatcaaaactaattatctatctatctatatatacatatagcTCGACGTTATTAGCAAACCACTAAGATGGATAAGAGATGGTATTTACATATATGGTTCTGAAAGAACCTTCCTTCTGTTCGTCATCCTTTTCAGTGTCATTCAATAAACTGCCCACAAGAAGAACCTGAAAAAAGCATTTAAAAGATGAAGATAACAATAGGCAGCTAGaatctgtttttttttcaaatataaattctGGTTTGatgttaatttgggtaaaatgacTCAAATATCTTTACAATAAGGGTATTTCagtattttttagtttatttggattaaatctaAAACATATCAAACAAGGGCTAGTAGTAACTTGAAAACATAGATTGATACAGAAAAAGAA from Impatiens glandulifera chromosome 5, dImpGla2.1, whole genome shotgun sequence includes:
- the LOC124940329 gene encoding probable WRKY transcription factor 49 encodes the protein MEEMAKNPWFDVVEDDELVAELLDHVSPSFLAPTDDLMRSTNYNHNTTNWDASSQYRVSLLEKGLMNKEYDHKFTLRMKCFGNGNNVLADDGYKWRKYGQKSIKNSPHPRSYYRCTNPRCNAKKQVERCSDDPDTLVVTYEGLHLHYAYPFLLMGQAQSLNQPSKKQKISEPSPDSVFTGHDKKSPESSDKSPQRENVVGLQQEWAFNDGPGSQGLLEDMVPLGVRNPSKIVSSNSSSCSTYPSPLTSPSSLSWSPNYYSPFDIY